A genomic window from Terrisporobacter glycolicus ATCC 14880 = DSM 1288 includes:
- a CDS encoding FliM/FliN family flagellar motor switch protein, whose translation MNNIYSVEFEQLVEGEKIPTDSANQIFGALMDITISMGSAKEKIGKIANYKVGDIIVLDKHVEETLDINVNGKMIASGESIIIENKLAVRLSQIKSVNQDI comes from the coding sequence ATGAATAATATTTATTCAGTAGAATTTGAACAATTAGTAGAAGGTGAAAAAATACCAACTGATAGTGCAAATCAAATATTTGGAGCGCTTATGGATATAACCATATCTATGGGAAGTGCTAAGGAAAAAATTGGTAAAATTGCAAACTATAAAGTGGGAGATATAATAGTGCTTGATAAGCATGTTGAAGAAACACTTGATATAAATGTTAACGGAAAAATGATAGCAAGTGGAGAAAGTATAATTATAGAAAATAAATTAGCAGTTAGGCTTTCACAGATTAAAAGTGTAAATCAAGATATTTAG
- a CDS encoding DUF2325 domain-containing protein encodes MTLLVVGGNERMKRDYINLGKEKGYKTKVILNMSSKALKDFGSPNAVVMFTSTVSHKLKTVVETQAKKKNIPVIRHYNNSKVSFLECLDKVEECNGECSSCKYNFKKTKSFI; translated from the coding sequence ATGACTTTATTGGTAGTAGGTGGAAATGAAAGAATGAAGAGAGACTATATTAATTTAGGAAAAGAAAAAGGATACAAAACTAAAGTAATATTAAATATGTCATCAAAAGCTCTTAAGGATTTTGGAAGTCCAAATGCAGTTGTAATGTTTACTTCTACAGTATCTCATAAGTTAAAAACTGTAGTAGAAACTCAAGCAAAGAAAAAAAATATACCTGTTATAAGACATTACAATAACAGTAAAGTATCTTTTTTGGAATGTCTTGATAAAGTAGAAGAATGTAATGGAGAATGTTCATCATGTAAATATAATTTTAAAAAAACAAAGAGTTTCATATAA
- a CDS encoding DUF3793 family protein — MIDKLLIKYASPTLAGVKTGSLFKVYKHNKLNLNVEIRNYNLLLNSLDVYLDIIYTCDKYVLIYLYRSKMLLNDLKNKSVIDFLSTYGYEGINIEDYISHLKVRFKFFHKTPHEVGVFLGYPLNDVKDFIEYKGNNFKICGCWKVYNDVELCSNKFKIFKKYTQLFTYLYDNNYPLEILIHS; from the coding sequence ATGATAGATAAATTATTAATAAAATATGCTTCACCGACTTTAGCCGGAGTAAAAACAGGTAGCTTATTCAAAGTTTACAAACACAATAAATTGAATTTAAATGTTGAAATTAGAAATTACAATCTGCTTTTAAATTCTTTAGATGTATACTTAGATATTATTTATACTTGCGATAAATATGTTTTAATTTACCTTTATAGATCAAAAATGCTTCTTAATGATTTAAAAAATAAAAGTGTTATAGATTTTTTAAGTACTTATGGATATGAAGGTATTAATATAGAAGATTACATCTCTCACTTAAAAGTAAGATTTAAATTTTTTCATAAAACACCTCATGAAGTTGGTGTTTTTCTAGGTTATCCTTTAAATGATGTAAAAGATTTTATTGAATATAAAGGAAATAATTTTAAAATTTGTGGTTGTTGGAAAGTTTATAACGATGTTGAACTGTGTAGCAATAAATTTAAAATTTTCAAAAAATATACTCAACTATTTACTTATCTTTATGACAATAATTATCCATTGGAAATATTAATTCATAGTTGA
- the fliW gene encoding flagellar assembly protein FliW, protein MQIFFEKGIPGLEKYRKFEVSQVESNEKFKLIISIEDSNIGFIAISPFEIKKDYELNLSDDIIKELQIDSPKDVLVLNLITLGKTLEKSTVNLKAPVIINIKNNKGKQLILQDDKYNIKEPLV, encoded by the coding sequence ATGCAAATATTTTTTGAAAAAGGAATACCGGGACTTGAAAAATATAGGAAATTTGAAGTAAGTCAAGTTGAAAGCAACGAAAAATTTAAGTTAATAATATCTATAGAAGATTCAAATATTGGATTTATAGCCATATCTCCATTTGAAATTAAAAAAGATTATGAACTAAATTTAAGTGACGATATAATAAAAGAATTACAAATAGATAGTCCAAAAGATGTGTTAGTATTAAATCTAATAACTCTAGGAAAGACTTTAGAAAAAAGCACAGTTAATTTAAAAGCTCCTGTTATTATAAATATAAAAAATAATAAAGGTAAGCAATTAATATTGCAAGATGATAAGTATAACATAAAAGAACCTTTAGTATAA
- a CDS encoding FeoB-associated Cys-rich membrane protein translates to MINYLIGIGAVLIVILTCKNFIKNARSGESKCSSGCNGCSSANQCNHKQ, encoded by the coding sequence ATGATAAATTACTTAATTGGAATAGGAGCAGTTTTAATAGTAATTTTAACGTGTAAAAATTTTATAAAGAATGCTAGAAGTGGAGAAAGTAAGTGCTCTAGTGGTTGCAATGGATGTTCATCTGCAAATCAGTGTAACCATAAACAATAA
- a CDS encoding FeoA family protein, with translation MKTLRDLSPGQKGTVISLGEKGPSRRRLMDMGITPGVEIQIVKVAPLGDPIEVNLRGYELSLRKDEANQIKVNQL, from the coding sequence ATGAAAACGTTAAGAGATTTAAGTCCTGGACAAAAAGGAACAGTAATTAGTTTAGGAGAAAAAGGACCTTCGAGAAGAAGGCTGATGGATATGGGAATTACACCAGGAGTAGAAATTCAAATAGTAAAAGTAGCTCCTCTAGGTGATCCTATAGAAGTGAACTTAAGAGGATATGAGCTAAGTTTAAGAAAAGACGAAGCAAATCAAATAAAAGTAAATCAATTATAG
- the flgK gene encoding flagellar hook-associated protein FlgK gives MAGLLGSLHSAKSGMNVSQASIQTTSHNINNMNTPGYTRQRVEQSAKSAYSNPGFNSSLGAGQLGTGVEATNIMRIRNTFYDYQYRSESHNYGEISTKYQYYTNMETIFNEPSETSISASIANYFSSWQELSKNPTDVGSKDIMVQNTKYLADNISNIKKKLDSLVQQADKKLNEDIEEVNNMLKQLKKLDKQIKIVEGSGKTPNDLMDERDKVLDDLSMKLDLNNDDVKKLLENTYDADGNFTPLTVDDIKGLDNVSGEIQGSLDMIDKIDEYTTSLTDLAKGIAEGVNKVLADGGAKPSDLFIFDASKDPILSVNKDLSDNPRAFEISTETALAMYKLKDEKITIGGETTTIDKFYNQMIQKLGNESQEVIRQERNQSKIIKEIDNTRLNTSGVSMDEEMVNLIQFQHAYSASAKVVSTIDSLLDVVINGLKR, from the coding sequence ATGGCTGGATTATTAGGGAGTTTACACTCAGCTAAATCGGGAATGAATGTAAGTCAGGCGTCGATACAGACTACATCCCATAATATTAACAATATGAATACACCTGGATATACTAGGCAAAGAGTAGAACAAAGTGCAAAAAGTGCTTATAGTAACCCAGGTTTTAATAGTAGTCTTGGAGCAGGTCAATTAGGGACAGGTGTAGAGGCTACTAATATTATGAGAATAAGAAATACTTTTTATGACTATCAGTATAGGAGCGAATCTCATAACTATGGCGAAATAAGTACGAAATATCAATACTATACAAATATGGAAACTATATTTAATGAGCCTTCAGAAACATCAATCTCAGCATCGATAGCGAACTACTTTTCTAGTTGGCAAGAATTATCAAAGAACCCTACAGATGTAGGATCTAAGGATATTATGGTTCAAAATACTAAATATCTTGCAGATAATATTAGCAATATAAAGAAAAAGTTAGATAGTTTGGTACAACAGGCGGATAAGAAGCTTAACGAAGATATTGAAGAAGTAAACAATATGCTTAAGCAACTTAAAAAATTAGACAAACAGATAAAAATAGTTGAAGGTAGTGGGAAAACACCTAATGACTTGATGGATGAAAGAGATAAAGTTTTAGATGATCTAAGTATGAAACTAGATTTAAATAACGATGATGTTAAAAAGCTTTTGGAAAATACATACGATGCGGATGGTAATTTTACGCCTTTAACTGTAGATGATATCAAAGGTTTGGATAATGTATCAGGAGAAATACAAGGTTCTTTAGATATGATAGATAAAATAGATGAATATACCACAAGTTTAACAGACTTAGCAAAGGGTATAGCTGAAGGTGTTAATAAAGTCCTTGCAGATGGAGGTGCTAAACCATCTGACTTATTTATATTTGATGCCAGTAAAGACCCTATATTAAGTGTAAATAAGGATTTATCAGATAATCCTAGAGCGTTTGAGATTTCAACAGAGACAGCCTTAGCAATGTATAAATTAAAGGATGAAAAAATAACTATAGGAGGGGAAACAACTACTATAGATAAATTCTATAATCAAATGATACAAAAATTAGGTAATGAATCACAAGAAGTAATAAGACAAGAACGTAATCAAAGTAAAATAATTAAAGAAATAGATAATACAAGATTAAATACATCAGGAGTATCTATGGATGAAGAAATGGTAAATTTAATACAATTCCAACATGCATATAGCGCCAGTGCAAAAGTGGTATCTACTATAGATAGTCTTTTAGATGTAGTTATAAATGGACTAAAGAGATAG
- the feoB gene encoding ferrous iron transport protein B, translating into MSSNIALAEDSNCGKTKSLNIALAGNPNCGKTTLFNEITGSKQHVGNWPGVTVEKKEGKYKKNKEMNIVDLPGIYSLSPYSAEEIVARNYIVEEKPDVLINIIDATNIERNMYLTLQILETGIPTIVALNMMDEVENSGTKIDIDKISKYLGVKVVPIVARNGKNIDTLMNEVKKVSTERNEDLDIYSKDVEDFLEEILHYIDDNDSRLINSRWRSIKLLEEDPIEIEKLSYDAKQKIESILNRANEKLNGDAEGEIADQRYKFISNVVGKTVKKKEKSDGKRVETTSDKIDKILTNRLIAIPAFLVIMYGLFSITFGEGPLGIGVWLQTIVVDFWEGPLTKTILTSLQNMGASEWALSLVGDGILAGLGGVISFLPQILVLFLLMSVLEDSGYMARVAFVMDKIFRRFGLSGKSFIPLLMGFGCSVPALMASRTLENEKDRKITMMITPFMSCGAKLPIYLMFAATLFTNSNQTLIVYSIYMLGLAVAVISALILSKFIVKGEASNFIMELPQYRIPTLRSVLIHGFEKVKGFAIKAGTIILASTILIWFLSNFNFSGMCEMEDSILASIGRSIQWIFAPLGFGNWKASVGVVTGWIAKENIVSTFGVLYGASDAITEAAMEGSAAIPGVATAFTQAAAFSYMTFNLLCMPCFAAVGAMKKEMGSLKDTLCTISFQMLVAWVVAFLVYTACRFIF; encoded by the coding sequence ATGAGTTCAAATATTGCATTAGCAGAAGATTCAAACTGTGGGAAGACAAAGAGTTTAAATATTGCATTAGCAGGAAATCCAAACTGTGGAAAAACAACTCTTTTTAATGAAATTACTGGTTCAAAACAACATGTTGGAAACTGGCCAGGAGTTACAGTAGAGAAAAAAGAGGGAAAATATAAAAAAAATAAAGAAATGAATATAGTGGATTTACCAGGGATTTATTCTCTTTCGCCATATTCAGCAGAAGAAATAGTTGCAAGGAATTATATAGTAGAAGAAAAACCAGATGTACTTATAAATATAATTGATGCTACAAATATAGAAAGAAATATGTATTTAACACTTCAAATACTAGAAACAGGAATTCCAACTATCGTGGCACTAAATATGATGGATGAAGTTGAAAATAGTGGTACAAAAATAGATATAGATAAAATATCAAAATACTTAGGCGTTAAAGTTGTACCTATTGTGGCTAGAAATGGTAAAAACATTGATACTTTAATGAATGAAGTAAAAAAAGTATCAACAGAAAGAAATGAAGATTTAGATATTTATTCAAAGGATGTTGAAGATTTTTTAGAAGAAATTTTACACTATATAGATGATAATGATAGTCGTTTAATAAATTCTAGATGGAGAAGTATAAAATTATTAGAAGAAGATCCAATAGAAATTGAAAAACTTTCTTATGATGCAAAGCAAAAAATTGAATCAATTTTAAACAGAGCTAATGAAAAATTAAATGGAGATGCAGAAGGTGAAATTGCAGACCAAAGATACAAATTTATTTCTAACGTAGTAGGAAAAACTGTTAAAAAGAAAGAAAAATCAGATGGTAAGAGGGTTGAAACTACGTCTGATAAAATAGATAAAATACTAACTAATAGATTAATAGCTATACCTGCATTTTTAGTAATAATGTACGGATTATTTTCTATAACATTTGGTGAAGGACCTTTAGGTATAGGTGTATGGCTTCAAACTATAGTTGTTGATTTTTGGGAAGGTCCATTAACTAAAACAATACTCACGTCATTACAAAATATGGGTGCTAGTGAATGGGCACTATCTCTAGTGGGAGATGGAATACTTGCAGGTCTTGGTGGAGTAATATCATTCTTACCGCAAATACTTGTATTATTCTTATTAATGTCAGTATTAGAGGATAGCGGATACATGGCGAGGGTTGCCTTTGTTATGGATAAAATATTTAGAAGATTTGGTTTGAGTGGAAAATCATTTATACCACTGCTTATGGGGTTTGGGTGTTCAGTACCAGCTCTTATGGCAAGTAGGACCTTAGAAAATGAAAAAGATAGAAAAATAACAATGATGATTACTCCATTTATGTCTTGTGGAGCGAAACTACCAATTTATTTAATGTTTGCAGCAACATTATTTACAAATAGTAATCAAACTTTGATAGTTTATTCAATTTATATGTTAGGTCTAGCTGTAGCAGTAATATCAGCACTTATATTAAGTAAGTTTATAGTAAAAGGAGAAGCATCTAATTTTATTATGGAGCTTCCTCAATATAGAATACCAACTTTAAGAAGTGTTTTAATTCATGGATTTGAAAAAGTAAAAGGGTTTGCAATAAAAGCAGGAACAATTATATTGGCATCTACTATTTTAATTTGGTTCTTGTCTAACTTCAACTTTAGCGGTATGTGTGAGATGGAAGACAGCATATTAGCCTCAATAGGTAGAAGTATTCAATGGATATTCGCACCACTTGGATTTGGAAACTGGAAAGCATCAGTAGGTGTAGTGACAGGATGGATAGCTAAAGAAAATATAGTTTCTACATTTGGGGTATTATATGGAGCAAGTGATGCAATAACAGAGGCAGCTATGGAAGGAAGTGCAGCAATTCCAGGTGTGGCAACAGCATTTACGCAAGCAGCAGCATTTTCATATATGACATTTAATTTACTTTGTATGCCTTGTTTTGCAGCTGTTGGAGCTATGAAAAAAGAAATGGGTTCTTTAAAAGATACTCTTTGTACAATAAGTTTTCAAATGTTAGTGGCTTGGGTAGTTGCATTTTTAGTATATACAGCTTGCAGGTTTATATTTTAA
- the flgM gene encoding flagellar biosynthesis anti-sigma factor FlgM, with protein MKINSIKFTNIDNVYKTKKLGVENINNKNNKSDSVQISDLGKYLNEVNISKEDVNMDKVNDIKKRIENGTYSVDSKALAKKIIERMEGDNN; from the coding sequence ATGAAAATTAATAGTATTAAATTTACAAATATTGACAATGTTTATAAAACTAAAAAATTGGGAGTTGAAAATATAAATAATAAAAATAATAAATCAGATTCAGTACAAATATCAGATTTGGGAAAATATTTAAATGAAGTAAATATAAGCAAAGAAGATGTAAATATGGATAAAGTGAATGATATAAAAAAACGAATTGAAAATGGAACATATTCAGTAGATTCAAAAGCTTTAGCAAAAAAAATAATAGAAAGGATGGAAGGTGATAATAATTGA
- a CDS encoding YaaR family protein — translation MKVEHVGINRNINTIENRGNKQKSSFNDSFNLANRFKSKEEIESYIKEIKSIGEKVVANQNYSDVVNYKKAIKSYLKSVVDYMYSLNQDSSFWDGNYFKTVKIVDEKLEGITKELLYDQKDNINLATKIDEINGLLVDMYL, via the coding sequence ATGAAAGTAGAACATGTAGGTATAAATAGGAATATTAATACTATAGAAAATAGAGGAAATAAACAAAAAAGTAGCTTTAATGATAGTTTTAATCTGGCGAATAGATTTAAAAGTAAAGAAGAGATAGAATCATATATAAAAGAAATAAAGTCAATTGGCGAAAAAGTAGTGGCAAATCAAAACTATAGCGATGTGGTAAATTACAAAAAAGCTATTAAGTCATATTTAAAATCAGTTGTGGATTATATGTATAGTTTAAATCAAGATTCTAGTTTTTGGGATGGGAATTACTTCAAAACAGTAAAAATAGTAGATGAAAAATTAGAAGGTATTACTAAAGAATTATTATATGATCAGAAAGATAATATAAATTTGGCCACAAAAATAGATGAAATAAATGGGCTTTTAGTCGATATGTATTTATAA
- a CDS encoding lytic transglycosylase domain-containing protein has protein sequence MINSIDLLKYQLSNSLTGLNKCSCESSSNSFDMVMISLLKAISTTNSQNINININLNNKNLENVSGLETLNSSQNTNKIKATNKDKSVNERIENAVEKCAKKYGVNENLIKAIIKVESNFNPNCVSGAGAKGLMQLMPFNCIDLGVKNPFNIEQNIDGGTRHIKEYLDMYGGDERMALMAYNGGPGRMASRGVKSINDLYKMPKETQNYVPKVMKYYKG, from the coding sequence ATGATTAATAGTATTGACTTATTAAAATACCAGCTAAGTAATTCTTTGACTGGTTTAAATAAATGTAGTTGTGAATCTAGTAGTAATTCTTTTGACATGGTAATGATAAGTTTGTTAAAAGCAATCTCTACAACTAACTCACAAAATATAAATATAAATATAAACTTGAATAATAAAAATCTTGAAAATGTCTCAGGATTAGAAACATTAAATAGCAGTCAAAATACAAATAAAATAAAAGCAACAAATAAAGATAAAAGCGTAAATGAAAGAATTGAAAATGCCGTGGAAAAATGTGCAAAAAAATACGGGGTAAATGAAAATTTAATTAAAGCAATAATCAAAGTTGAATCTAATTTTAATCCTAATTGTGTGTCTGGTGCTGGAGCAAAAGGCTTAATGCAGTTAATGCCATTTAATTGTATTGACTTAGGAGTCAAAAATCCATTTAACATTGAGCAAAATATAGACGGTGGGACAAGACATATAAAAGAATATCTAGATATGTATGGCGGAGATGAACGAATGGCATTGATGGCTTATAATGGAGGACCGGGAAGAATGGCTAGCAGAGGAGTTAAATCAATCAATGATTTATATAAAATGCCAAAAGAAACTCAAAACTATGTACCAAAAGTAATGAAATACTATAAAGGATAA
- a CDS encoding HsmA family protein → MSSILIFAIVAITLALIFYTIGVFSERRAKSLNKNHVIIFWLGLICDTTGTLTMSKIAESGTDAMSASGLTLHGITGSLAIVLMLFHAVWATWVLYKNDEKKKETFHKFSIVVWLVWLIPYFIGMILGMKI, encoded by the coding sequence ATGAGTAGTATTTTAATTTTTGCAATAGTAGCTATAACTTTAGCTCTAATATTTTATACAATAGGGGTATTCTCTGAAAGAAGAGCTAAAAGCCTTAATAAGAATCATGTAATCATATTTTGGCTAGGTTTAATATGTGATACAACAGGTACCTTAACTATGAGTAAAATTGCCGAATCAGGTACTGATGCAATGAGCGCTTCTGGTCTAACGTTACACGGAATTACTGGGTCTTTAGCAATTGTACTTATGTTATTCCATGCCGTTTGGGCAACATGGGTGTTATATAAAAACGACGAAAAGAAAAAAGAAACGTTCCATAAATTTAGTATTGTAGTCTGGCTTGTATGGTTAATTCCTTACTTTATAGGAATGATATTAG
- a CDS encoding MarR family winged helix-turn-helix transcriptional regulator, translated as MKHDSFEIAMLIKEIYASTIEIVNQNLKGSSLTHQQTMVIKLIAHKGKVTISELCKEMSLAKGTISGIVSRLESVDYVKKVKYDNDKRNTYVEFSDKGYQYAKSFRNEINKSFDKVFENFTDEEVKKTKKDLIELRNKLKGDNKNE; from the coding sequence ATGAAGCATGATTCATTTGAAATAGCAATGTTAATAAAGGAAATATACGCAAGTACAATTGAAATTGTTAACCAAAATTTAAAAGGAAGTTCCCTTACTCATCAACAAACCATGGTTATTAAGTTAATAGCACATAAAGGGAAGGTCACAATCTCTGAGTTATGTAAAGAAATGTCTTTAGCTAAGGGTACTATATCTGGTATAGTGAGTCGATTAGAAAGCGTTGATTACGTAAAAAAGGTAAAGTATGACAATGACAAAAGGAATACTTATGTAGAGTTTTCAGATAAAGGTTATCAATATGCTAAAAGCTTTAGGAATGAAATAAATAAAAGCTTTGATAAAGTATTTGAAAATTTTACTGATGAAGAAGTAAAAAAGACTAAGAAAGATTTAATTGAACTAAGAAATAAATTAAAAGGAGATAATAAAAATGAGTAG
- a CDS encoding flagellar protein FlgN, whose translation MNSQLKVIIFEEKNIIKNLLTLLDEQYNFIIDKDVIKMDKIAKELDEVAKNLARIEIKRRNIMGSESSMKEVVEASNDEKIKQAYEEIQATLKMIEIQKEANEILIKQRLFFTKKMINCLKPNKGIGTYNAYGQVGK comes from the coding sequence TTGAATTCACAGTTAAAAGTAATAATATTTGAAGAAAAAAATATTATTAAAAATTTATTAACTCTTTTAGACGAACAGTACAACTTTATAATAGATAAAGATGTTATAAAGATGGATAAAATTGCAAAAGAATTAGATGAAGTAGCAAAAAATTTAGCAAGAATAGAAATAAAAAGAAGAAATATTATGGGTAGTGAATCTAGTATGAAAGAAGTGGTGGAAGCTAGTAATGATGAAAAAATAAAGCAAGCTTATGAAGAAATACAAGCTACTTTAAAAATGATAGAAATACAAAAAGAAGCAAATGAAATACTTATAAAACAAAGATTATTCTTTACTAAAAAAATGATAAATTGTCTCAAGCCCAACAAAGGAATAGGTACATATAATGCTTATGGGCAAGTAGGTAAATAA
- a CDS encoding FeoA family protein: MLLSMVSLGEIKRIKELRGKDSVKTHLQSLGFLPGEKIEVISENPSGIILLIKSTKIAINRAMANKIVVE, encoded by the coding sequence ATGTTATTGTCTATGGTTTCTTTAGGAGAAATTAAGAGAATAAAAGAATTAAGAGGAAAAGATTCAGTAAAAACACATTTACAAAGTCTTGGATTTCTGCCAGGTGAAAAAATTGAGGTAATATCAGAAAATCCAAGTGGAATTATATTATTAATTAAAAGTACAAAAATAGCTATAAATAGAGCAATGGCAAATAAAATAGTAGTAGAATAG
- a CDS encoding fructose-1,6-bisphosphatase — MKEIYEVSDDYLNSQLKYLKLLSKQYSSISEASAEIINLKAILNLPKGTEHFLSDIHGEYEPFVHVLKNASGVIKRKIEELFGNCMIESERRRLATLVYYPEQKLDLIEKQESQKEIEDFYRISIHRLIELLRYASSKYTRSKVRKFLPEDFRYIIEELLHPDSTSPHKDEYYKSIVDNIIEIDRARVFIIEVSKAIQKLVIDRLHIVGDIYDRGPRPDIIMDTLMNYHNVDIQWGNHDILWMGAASGQKLCVANAIRISARYANLDIVEDIYGINILPLATFALEIYKDDPCTEFIPKMSDDEASITEKSLMAKMHKAISIIQFKLEAEIIKRRPEFEMDHRLLLSKVNYKEGTIKLKGKTYKLKDINFPTIDPKDPYKLTQREEIVIEKLATSFENSDKLQKHVGFLFSKGSIYLKTNGNLLVHGCIPLTNDGDFMSMKIDNHEYKGKALMDKMESYIRKGYFFDKNHPEKEYGKDMMWYLWTGRCSSLFGKDDMTTYERYFIEEKEAQRENKNPYYTLREEDEILKRIFNEFDLDFESGHIINGHVPVKSKNGESPLKAGGRILAIDGGFSRAYQGKTGIAGYTLIYNSQMMQLVSHEPFSSAEDSIFNEKDILSTSIIVENRVNRMFVRDTYDGMKIQQEVNDLKMLIIAYKKGLIKEV; from the coding sequence ATGAAAGAAATATATGAAGTTTCAGATGACTATTTAAATAGTCAGCTTAAATATTTGAAATTATTATCTAAACAATACTCAAGCATATCAGAAGCGAGTGCTGAAATTATAAATTTAAAAGCAATATTAAATCTTCCTAAGGGAACCGAACATTTTCTGTCAGATATTCATGGGGAATATGAGCCTTTTGTTCATGTATTAAAAAATGCATCGGGAGTAATAAAAAGAAAAATAGAAGAATTATTTGGAAATTGTATGATAGAGAGCGAGCGCAGAAGATTGGCTACTCTTGTATATTACCCAGAACAAAAACTAGATTTGATTGAAAAACAAGAAAGTCAAAAAGAAATTGAAGATTTTTATAGAATAAGTATTCATAGATTAATTGAACTTTTAAGATATGCTTCAAGTAAATATACAAGATCAAAAGTAAGAAAGTTCCTTCCAGAAGATTTTAGATATATTATAGAGGAGTTATTACACCCAGATTCAACGAGCCCTCATAAAGATGAATATTATAAAAGTATAGTGGATAATATTATTGAGATAGATAGAGCAAGAGTATTTATAATAGAAGTTTCTAAGGCAATACAAAAACTTGTTATAGATAGATTGCATATAGTTGGAGATATTTATGATAGAGGACCAAGACCTGATATTATTATGGATACTTTGATGAATTACCACAATGTGGATATACAGTGGGGAAACCACGATATATTATGGATGGGAGCTGCATCAGGACAAAAATTATGTGTAGCCAATGCTATAAGAATATCTGCAAGATATGCTAATTTAGATATAGTAGAAGATATTTATGGAATTAATATATTACCTTTAGCAACATTTGCTCTAGAAATATACAAAGATGATCCATGTACAGAATTTATACCGAAAATGAGTGATGATGAGGCTTCTATAACTGAAAAATCATTAATGGCAAAAATGCACAAAGCTATTAGTATAATTCAATTTAAATTAGAAGCAGAAATAATTAAAAGAAGACCAGAGTTTGAAATGGATCATAGGTTATTGTTAAGCAAGGTAAATTACAAAGAAGGAACAATAAAACTAAAGGGTAAAACTTACAAATTAAAAGATATAAACTTCCCAACAATAGACCCAAAAGATCCTTATAAACTAACACAAAGAGAAGAAATTGTTATAGAAAAGTTGGCTACATCTTTTGAAAATAGCGATAAACTTCAAAAACACGTAGGCTTTCTATTCTCAAAGGGCAGCATTTATTTAAAAACTAATGGTAATTTACTTGTTCACGGGTGTATACCTTTAACTAATGATGGTGACTTTATGTCTATGAAAATTGACAATCATGAGTATAAAGGAAAAGCATTAATGGACAAGATGGAATCTTATATTAGAAAAGGATATTTCTTTGATAAAAATCATCCAGAAAAAGAATATGGAAAAGACATGATGTGGTATTTATGGACAGGCAGATGCTCATCATTATTTGGAAAAGATGATATGACCACATATGAAAGATATTTTATAGAGGAAAAAGAAGCCCAAAGAGAAAATAAAAATCCATACTATACATTAAGAGAAGAAGACGAAATTTTAAAGAGGATTTTTAATGAGTTTGATTTAGATTTTGAAAGCGGGCACATAATCAATGGGCATGTGCCTGTTAAGAGTAAAAATGGTGAAAGCCCATTAAAAGCAGGTGGAAGAATTTTAGCTATTGATGGTGGCTTTTCTAGAGCTTACCAAGGAAAAACAGGAATAGCGGGATATACTTTAATATACAACTCACAAATGATGCAATTAGTATCACATGAGCCCTTCTCATCAGCAGAAGACTCTATATTTAATGAAAAAGATATATTATCTACATCAATAATTGTGGAAAATAGAGTAAATAGAATGTTTGTAAGAGATACTTATGATGGAATGAAAATACAGCAAGAAGTAAATGATTTGAAGATGTTAATAATTGCTTACAAAAAAGGTCTTATTAAAGAAGTTTAA